A part of Roseitalea porphyridii genomic DNA contains:
- a CDS encoding trimethylamine methyltransferase family protein → MEQDLSAAGQRADDAGEETGGRRGRRASGGAAARRAARSGTAAGPQLTYITRKIPLYEVLGEEGLALIEANAEHILQEIGIEFREDEEALDLWEKAGADVKGERVRFPKGLCRQLLETAPSVFTQHARNPARSVQIGGDATVFAPVYGPPFVRGLDGERRYATIEDFRNLVKLAYMAPAMHHSGGTICEPVDVPVNKRHLDMVYSHIRYSDKPFMGSVTAPERAEDSVAMARLVFGDQFVDENCVLINLINANSPMVFDGTMLGAAKVYARANQACIISPFILSGAMSPVTVAGTLAQILAEVMAGAAFTQLCRPGAPVLFGTFAASISMQSGAPTFGTPEPSLVSYGAAQLARRLGLPFRTGGSLCGSKMPDAQAAHESANTLNMTLLAGTNFALHSAGWLEGGLVASFDKFMIDCDQLAMMQAMSQGIDLSENGQAMDAIAEVGPGSHYLGCTHTQKNFQTAFYRSTVADNNSFEQWLAEGGKRVEERANRLCRDWLGAYEAPALDPAIDEALQVFMLRRKDSMPDAFG, encoded by the coding sequence ATGGAACAGGATCTTTCGGCCGCCGGACAAAGGGCGGACGATGCGGGCGAGGAGACGGGCGGACGGCGCGGCCGGCGCGCCAGCGGAGGGGCCGCGGCCCGCCGGGCGGCGCGCTCGGGCACCGCGGCCGGCCCGCAGCTGACCTACATCACCCGCAAGATCCCGCTCTACGAGGTGCTCGGCGAGGAGGGCCTGGCGCTGATCGAGGCCAATGCCGAGCACATCCTGCAGGAGATCGGCATCGAGTTCCGCGAGGACGAGGAGGCGCTCGACCTGTGGGAAAAGGCGGGCGCGGACGTCAAGGGCGAGCGCGTGCGCTTTCCCAAGGGCCTGTGCCGGCAATTGCTCGAGACCGCGCCGTCGGTCTTCACCCAGCATGCGCGCAACCCGGCCAGATCGGTGCAGATCGGGGGCGACGCGACCGTGTTCGCGCCGGTCTACGGGCCGCCCTTCGTGCGCGGGCTCGACGGCGAGCGCCGCTATGCGACGATCGAGGATTTCCGCAACCTCGTCAAACTCGCCTACATGGCGCCGGCCATGCACCATTCGGGCGGCACGATCTGCGAGCCGGTCGACGTGCCGGTCAACAAGCGCCATCTGGACATGGTCTATTCGCACATCCGCTATTCCGACAAGCCGTTCATGGGCTCGGTCACCGCGCCCGAGCGGGCCGAGGATTCGGTCGCCATGGCCAGGCTCGTCTTCGGCGATCAGTTCGTCGACGAGAACTGCGTGCTGATCAACCTGATCAACGCCAACTCGCCGATGGTGTTCGACGGCACCATGCTCGGCGCGGCCAAGGTCTATGCGCGGGCCAACCAGGCCTGCATCATCTCGCCGTTCATCCTGTCCGGCGCGATGAGCCCGGTCACCGTCGCCGGCACGCTGGCGCAGATCCTCGCCGAGGTGATGGCCGGTGCCGCGTTCACCCAGCTCTGCCGGCCCGGCGCGCCGGTGCTGTTCGGCACCTTCGCCGCCTCGATCTCGATGCAGTCGGGCGCGCCCACCTTCGGAACGCCCGAGCCGTCGCTCGTCTCCTATGGCGCCGCGCAGCTCGCACGGCGCCTCGGCCTTCCGTTCCGCACCGGCGGGTCGCTGTGCGGGTCGAAGATGCCCGACGCGCAGGCCGCCCACGAGAGCGCCAACACGCTGAACATGACGCTGCTGGCGGGCACCAATTTCGCGCTGCATTCGGCCGGCTGGCTGGAGGGCGGGCTCGTCGCCTCGTTCGACAAGTTCATGATCGACTGCGACCAGCTCGCCATGATGCAGGCGATGAGCCAGGGGATCGACCTTTCCGAAAACGGCCAGGCGATGGACGCGATCGCCGAGGTCGGCCCGGGCAGCCATTATCTGGGCTGCACGCACACCCAGAAGAACTTCCAGACCGCCTTCTACCGGTCGACGGTTGCCGACAACAATTCGTTCGAGCAGTGGCTGGCCGAGGGCGGCAAACGCGTCGAGGAGCGGGCCAACCGGCTGTGCCGCGACTGGCTTGGCGCCTACGAGGCGCCGGCGCTGGACCCGGCCATCGACGAGGCGCTGCAGGTTTTCATGCTGCGCAGGAAGGATTCGATGCCCGACGCCTTCGGCTGA
- a CDS encoding ParB N-terminal domain-containing protein, translated as MPTEQELADIGLDVGKTTKVPVHWLAFDPENPRFVPGKEPQGVNPVDVIRNLVQQAELGELLQSIAQNGYIGIEPMIVMHKDGALVVLEGNRRLAAVLALRDPSIAADARIALPDFIADRESLEMISVHRVTEREDAQDIIGFKHINGPRPWDAYAKARFAAAWLNREKKKGKHGMTLREIAQRMGDRHNTLRRMVLAVEVLEQARRHSLWEIDDRTSKKFAFSHLYTGLSYQQFVDFLELVTEDERGDPPKDPVPLDRHDKLARLLGWLFGDRREDVEPIIQTQAKDLKRVRDVLGSPKATIALETDRNLDAAYAIAEVKGEALRRGVYAARVGLREALADTGSYDAETHKDVLDTALEVRSSARALVAAIETPERD; from the coding sequence ATGCCGACTGAACAGGAATTGGCGGATATCGGTCTGGACGTCGGCAAGACGACCAAAGTCCCTGTGCACTGGCTGGCCTTCGATCCAGAGAACCCGCGCTTCGTGCCCGGCAAAGAGCCCCAAGGCGTAAACCCAGTAGATGTGATTAGGAACCTTGTCCAGCAGGCGGAACTCGGCGAGTTACTTCAGTCGATCGCTCAGAACGGATACATCGGTATCGAGCCGATGATAGTCATGCATAAGGACGGCGCTCTTGTCGTTCTTGAGGGCAACCGGCGCCTCGCCGCAGTCCTCGCTCTCCGCGATCCGTCGATCGCTGCCGACGCCCGCATCGCCCTTCCCGATTTCATTGCGGACCGGGAGTCTCTTGAAATGATTAGCGTTCATCGCGTCACCGAGCGCGAGGACGCACAGGACATCATCGGGTTCAAGCACATCAATGGCCCTCGGCCTTGGGACGCCTATGCGAAGGCGAGGTTCGCTGCCGCTTGGCTCAATCGCGAAAAGAAAAAAGGCAAGCACGGCATGACACTGCGTGAGATTGCGCAGCGTATGGGCGACAGGCACAACACGCTTCGTCGCATGGTTCTCGCTGTCGAAGTGCTCGAGCAGGCCCGAAGGCATAGCCTTTGGGAGATCGACGACAGGACGTCAAAGAAGTTCGCGTTCTCTCATCTCTACACCGGCCTCAGCTACCAGCAATTCGTCGACTTCCTTGAGTTGGTAACGGAGGACGAACGGGGCGATCCTCCGAAGGACCCAGTTCCGCTCGACCGTCATGACAAGCTTGCTCGACTTCTGGGATGGTTGTTCGGCGACCGTAGGGAGGACGTAGAGCCAATCATCCAGACGCAGGCAAAGGACCTAAAACGGGTCCGCGATGTTTTGGGTAGCCCAAAGGCCACAATCGCACTCGAGACCGATCGAAATCTAGACGCGGCGTACGCGATCGCCGAAGTCAAGGGAGAGGCCCTCCGTAGAGGCGTGTATGCGGCGCGAGTGGGATTGCGCGAGGCTCTTGCCGATACGGGTTCTTATGACGCAGAAACCCACAAGGATGTGCTCGACACGGCCTTGGAGGTTCGCTCGTCCGCACGCGCTCTAGTGGCGGCCATTGAGACGCCCGAGCGCGACTGA
- the alaE gene encoding L-alanine exporter AlaE — protein sequence MIARLRAVLSRDFMADTTALVVFFTIAGIVNERFIAGMSWEEVARARIIGAPLMVLTARPYGIWRDWVMTRADPGRSTSALLHDMFALLAFQVPIYTAIIYAGGATGDQLWRGALGAAIYMLVLGRPYGLWLDLVRRWFGISGPGQKPMSLGG from the coding sequence ATGATCGCGCGCCTGCGGGCCGTCCTGTCACGGGACTTCATGGCGGACACCACCGCGCTGGTGGTGTTCTTCACCATCGCGGGCATCGTCAACGAGCGCTTCATCGCCGGCATGAGCTGGGAGGAAGTCGCGCGGGCGCGGATCATCGGCGCGCCGCTGATGGTCCTGACGGCGCGACCCTACGGCATCTGGCGCGACTGGGTCATGACGCGCGCCGACCCCGGCCGGAGCACCAGCGCGCTGCTGCACGACATGTTCGCGCTGCTTGCTTTCCAGGTGCCGATCTACACCGCGATCATCTATGCGGGCGGGGCGACCGGCGACCAGCTCTGGCGCGGCGCGCTGGGCGCGGCGATCTACATGCTGGTGCTCGGCCGGCCCTACGGCCTGTGGCTCGATCTGGTGCGCCGCTGGTTCGGCATCAGCGGCCCGGGCCAGAAGCCGATGTCGCTGGGCGGCTGA
- a CDS encoding DNA adenine methylase, translated as MSDDSVIGLADYPRRHMQASASPFRYPGGKGFLTGLLANETVARLTGDERRYAEPFCGGAGAALNLLKDGTVARIALNDFDIRIYSAWTAIVRETDRFIASIRETHPTIATWRRMRQLVEEAGHEYDFDLGFAVYFLNRTSTAGIVLGSGPIGGFDQSGKWKIDVRYYADSMIRRIAWIGAHREQIETSCEPADAFLRREVSQGKADVSFYFVDPPYIEAGSKLYLNAMDMPQHRALAQFLRSGALPHWVLTYDDDPFVRTLYEGCDMRQLEVNYSLRRTRKARELIIRAA; from the coding sequence ATGAGCGACGACAGCGTCATAGGCTTAGCTGATTATCCCCGGCGGCATATGCAGGCATCTGCCTCACCGTTCCGGTATCCGGGCGGAAAGGGGTTCCTGACGGGTTTGCTGGCTAATGAGACTGTAGCCAGGCTGACGGGGGATGAAAGGCGCTACGCCGAGCCGTTCTGCGGCGGAGCCGGCGCAGCGCTCAACTTGCTCAAAGACGGAACAGTTGCGCGTATCGCGTTGAACGACTTCGACATACGCATCTACTCGGCATGGACCGCGATCGTTCGTGAAACGGATCGTTTCATCGCCAGTATCCGGGAAACTCATCCAACGATCGCAACTTGGCGTCGCATGCGGCAACTGGTCGAAGAAGCGGGGCACGAGTACGACTTTGACCTAGGTTTCGCAGTCTACTTTCTCAACCGGACAAGTACGGCAGGTATTGTCCTTGGCTCCGGCCCCATCGGCGGGTTCGACCAGTCTGGCAAATGGAAGATCGATGTTCGGTACTATGCTGACAGCATGATCCGTCGAATTGCGTGGATTGGGGCTCACCGCGAGCAGATTGAGACAAGCTGTGAACCAGCAGATGCCTTTCTTCGTCGAGAGGTCTCACAGGGAAAGGCGGATGTCTCTTTCTATTTCGTTGATCCACCCTACATCGAGGCTGGTTCAAAGCTTTACCTCAATGCCATGGACATGCCGCAGCATCGCGCGCTTGCGCAGTTCCTGCGGTCGGGCGCCCTGCCTCATTGGGTCTTGACCTACGACGACGATCCATTCGTACGTACGCTTTACGAAGGTTGCGACATGCGACAGCTGGAGGTGAACTATAGCCTGCGACGCACCCGCAAAGCGCGCGAACTGATAATCCGCGCTGCCTAA
- a CDS encoding DUF1638 domain-containing protein, producing the protein MIAREILDVCRANGLDHVSLTCLPADYHHHPERIAPAVDKAIERARADGFEHILVGYADCGTGGMLDRVCERHGVERIAGPHCFSFYIGNEAFAAAGDDEYLTTFFMTDFLARHFETFLIRPLGLDRHPELRDAYFGHYTRLLYIAQTDDPVLTANARAAAGRLGLAFERRLTGHGDLAAALRSAAAGTDKTL; encoded by the coding sequence ATGATCGCCCGGGAAATCCTCGACGTTTGCCGCGCAAACGGGCTCGATCACGTTTCGCTGACCTGCCTGCCGGCCGACTATCATCACCATCCCGAACGAATCGCGCCCGCCGTCGACAAGGCCATCGAACGCGCCCGCGCCGACGGGTTCGAGCATATCCTGGTCGGCTATGCCGACTGCGGCACGGGCGGCATGCTGGACCGCGTCTGCGAGCGCCATGGCGTCGAGCGCATCGCCGGACCGCACTGCTTTTCCTTCTATATCGGCAACGAGGCGTTCGCCGCCGCCGGCGACGACGAGTACCTGACCACCTTCTTCATGACCGACTTCCTCGCCCGGCACTTCGAGACGTTCCTGATCCGTCCGCTCGGGCTCGACCGGCATCCCGAGCTGCGCGATGCCTATTTCGGCCACTATACGCGGCTTCTGTACATCGCCCAGACCGACGATCCCGTGCTCACCGCGAACGCACGCGCCGCCGCCGGCCGCCTCGGCCTCGCCTTCGAGCGGCGGCTGACCGGCCATGGCGACCTCGCCGCGGCGCTGCGTTCGGCCGCCGCCGGCACGGACAAAACTCTGTAA
- a CDS encoding glycosyltransferase, producing MKHQTIAARAEPVTAAALAAPALSIVLPAYNEAENIPVIVGKIGEAMGGRPHEIIVVDDDSPDGTAGVTRAVARKHPHVRCIRRVGRRGLSGACVEGMMAANAPVVVIMDADMQHDETRLPVMLAEIEAGADLVIASRYVEGVRAGGGFHKKTRAKGSELATWLANRITGRYTTDPMSGFFMLRRDVADKVAGAVSREGFKILFDIVSRYGAQLDIREVPFEFRERVAGESKLGFLVTVQFLGLLVSRYTGGLLPTQFLLFALVGTSGLVVHMASLYGLSAAGLNFTLSQTIATYIAMTTNFAFNNQVTFAHRKLVGLRFWRGLVTFYAICSIGALGNLAVAERIFELGTPVWIAGLAGAVMSALFNYAVTKLVTWRDG from the coding sequence TTGAAACACCAGACCATAGCTGCCCGGGCCGAACCGGTTACGGCCGCCGCGCTTGCGGCGCCGGCGCTGTCGATCGTGCTGCCGGCCTACAACGAGGCCGAGAACATTCCGGTCATCGTCGGCAAGATCGGCGAGGCAATGGGCGGCCGGCCGCACGAGATCATCGTGGTCGACGACGACAGCCCGGACGGAACCGCCGGCGTGACGCGCGCGGTCGCGCGCAAGCATCCGCACGTGCGCTGCATCCGCCGGGTCGGCCGGCGCGGCCTCTCGGGCGCGTGCGTCGAGGGCATGATGGCGGCGAACGCGCCGGTCGTGGTGATCATGGACGCCGACATGCAGCACGACGAGACGCGGCTGCCGGTGATGCTGGCCGAGATCGAGGCGGGGGCGGATCTGGTGATCGCATCGCGCTACGTCGAGGGCGTCAGGGCCGGTGGCGGCTTTCACAAGAAGACCCGCGCCAAGGGCAGCGAGCTGGCGACCTGGCTCGCCAACCGGATTACCGGCCGCTACACGACCGATCCGATGAGCGGCTTTTTCATGTTGCGGCGCGATGTTGCCGACAAGGTCGCCGGCGCGGTGTCGCGCGAAGGCTTCAAGATCCTGTTCGACATCGTCAGCCGCTACGGCGCGCAGCTCGACATACGCGAGGTGCCGTTCGAGTTCCGCGAGCGGGTCGCCGGCGAGAGCAAGCTCGGTTTCCTGGTGACGGTGCAATTTCTCGGGCTCCTTGTGTCGCGCTACACGGGCGGCCTGCTGCCGACGCAGTTCCTTCTGTTCGCACTGGTCGGCACGTCGGGTCTGGTCGTCCACATGGCCTCGCTCTACGGGCTGTCGGCGGCCGGGCTGAACTTCACCCTGTCGCAGACGATCGCCACCTACATCGCGATGACCACCAACTTCGCGTTCAACAACCAGGTCACCTTCGCCCACCGCAAGCTGGTCGGCCTGCGCTTCTGGCGCGGGCTGGTCACCTTCTACGCGATCTGCTCGATCGGCGCGCTGGGCAATCTGGCCGTCGCCGAGCGCATCTTCGAGCTTGGCACGCCGGTCTGGATCGCGGGCCTTGCCGGCGCGGTGATGAGCGCGCTGTTCAACTATGCGGTGACCAAGCTGGTCACCTGGCGCGACGGCTGA
- a CDS encoding corrinoid protein: MADEEDIILSELADDELVQQMHDDLYDGLKEEIVEATQILLDRGWAPYDVLTKALVEGMRIVGEDFRDGILFVPEVLLSANAMKAGMNILRPLLAETGAPKLGKMVIGTVKGDIHDIGKNLVGMMMEGAGFDVVDLGINNPVENYLEALEKEQPDILGMSALLTTTMPYMKVVIDTMKEKGIRDDFVVLVGGAPLNEEFGQAIGADAYCRDAAVAVETAKLFMKRRHNQVEHA; the protein is encoded by the coding sequence ATGGCGGACGAAGAAGACATCATCCTGTCGGAGCTGGCGGACGACGAACTCGTCCAGCAGATGCATGACGACCTTTACGACGGCCTCAAGGAGGAGATCGTCGAGGCCACGCAGATCCTGCTCGATCGCGGCTGGGCGCCCTACGACGTTCTGACCAAGGCGCTGGTCGAGGGCATGCGCATCGTCGGCGAGGATTTCCGCGACGGCATCCTGTTCGTGCCCGAGGTGCTCCTGTCGGCCAACGCGATGAAGGCGGGCATGAACATCCTGCGCCCGCTGCTCGCCGAGACCGGCGCGCCGAAGCTGGGCAAGATGGTGATCGGCACCGTCAAGGGCGACATCCACGACATCGGCAAGAACCTCGTCGGCATGATGATGGAGGGCGCCGGCTTCGACGTGGTCGATCTGGGCATCAACAACCCGGTCGAGAACTATCTGGAGGCGCTCGAGAAGGAGCAGCCCGACATTCTGGGCATGAGCGCGCTTCTGACCACCACCATGCCCTACATGAAGGTCGTCATCGACACGATGAAGGAAAAGGGCATCCGCGACGACTTCGTCGTCCTGGTCGGCGGCGCCCCGCTCAACGAGGAGTTCGGCCAGGCGATCGGCGCGGACGCCTATTGCCGCGACGCGGCCGTGGCCGTCGAGACCGCAAAGCTGTTCATGAAGCGCCGCCACAACCAGGTCGAGCACGCCTGA